The following DNA comes from Cryobacterium psychrophilum.
CCTGGCCGGCGTCGACGGTCAGGGAAATTCCCTTCAGCACCTGGACTGCCCCATAGTGCTTGCGAACCTTCACAGCGGAGAGCAGCGGTTCAGTCCTGGTCATCGTTCATCCGCCTTATCTGTCGTTGTCGCCGCTTGTGTCGCGGCCGACCTTCCTGTCACGGCCGTGGCTTGCGTCCCGGTCGTCGTTCGTGCCGGGCGCAGTGCGCTCCACACTCGTTCCAGCGGCGTCCGAGGCCGCTGTCGTGCATTGCCACGCCCGTAATGACGTTCCAGGTAGTACTGGGGAATCGAGAGCACCGACGTGAGGAACAGGTACCAGCAGCTGACGACCACGAGCAGTTCCACCTGGCGGAGGTTCTGCGACGAGATCTGAGTGGCCACCGTGTACAGCTCGAGCACGGCGATCACCGACAGGAGCGACGTGTTCTTCAGCATCGAAATTGTCTCGTTGCCCATGGGCGGGATGATGACACGCATGGCCTGCGGCAGAATCACCTTGAACAGGGTCAACGCCGGGCTCATGCCCACCGAGTACGCCGCCTCATGCTGCCCCTCGTCCACGGAGAGCATCCCGGCGCGCACAATCTCTGCCGAGTACGCCGCCTGGTTCAACGTCAACGCCAGCAGCCCGGCCGTGAACGCCGGAATCAGGGTGTTGGTGTCGATGGAGAAGAGGTTGAGATCGGTGAACGGCACGCCCAGGGTGATCTGGGAGTACAGCAGACCGAGGTACCCCCAGAAGACGATCTGGATCAGCAGCGGAGTGCCGCGGAAGATCCAGACGTACAGCCACGCGAGGGAGTTCATGACCGGGTTCGTCGACAGTCGCATGACCGCGAGGATCACGGCCAGGATTGTCGACACGATCATCGAGACGACGGTGAGCACCAGGGTGAGCACCACGCCATCGAGGATGCGGTTGTTGAAGAGGTACTCGCTGATGGTCGAATGGTCAATGTTCTCGTTCTCCCACAACGACGTCGCGAGGGCCACGAACGCGCCGCCGAGCACCACCGCAGCAGCCCAGCGCCACGGATGGCGAAGCGGCACGGCAACGATGTCGTCAGGATCAACGTCGGCCGCAGTCACATCCGACGGGCGCTTGGGCGCAATTACTCCGTTGTTCATCATCAGGTCACTTTCCGAGGTTGAGTCCGGCAGCGTCGACCGCATAGTCGCCCAGGTCGTACTTCTCGAGAATCTCCTGGTAGCTGCCGTCCGCGATGACCGACTTCAGGGCGAGCAGGAGGGCCTCGGACAGTTCGGCGTCTGCCTTCAGAACACCGATCCCGGTGTAGACCGGGTTGTACCCTGCCGGGTTCTCCGGGTCTCTGACCATGTCAAACATCGTGCCGCCACCGGCCGTCTGTGCGGCATACGCTGCGACGGCCGAGTCGACGACATCGGCCACAGCCTTGCCGCTTCGAACGGCCGTTTGCACGTCGGTCTCGAGCGGGAGCTCCACCACGCCAATCGGGCCGTCGCCGAGTGACGCGCACTGGTCGTCATAGCTGTGCAGAATCTGCGCCTGAACGGTGGCCTTCTGTACCGCGACGTCCTTGCCGCAGAGGTCAAGCACGCCGGTGATGTTCTCGGGGTTCCCCTTCATCACCAGGATGGAGAAACCGGCATGGAAGTAGTCGACGAAGTCGAGGGTCTCCTGCCTGGCCTGGGTGTCGTTCAGCCCGGCGATGATGATGTCGTGCTTTCCGGACTGCAGCGACGGAATGATGCTGTCGAACTGCTGCTGGCGCATGTCCACCTGCACGCCGAGTTTCGCGCCGAGGGCGTTGGCGAGGTCAACGTCAAAGCCCGTCAGTTTCTGGTTGTCGTCAAACATCTCCATCGGCGGGTAGATGCCCGTCGCGGCATTGATCACACCGGCGTCAGCGTATTTCGCGGGAAGCGCTGCCGCGGCCGCCGCATCCACATCGCCGGCCGATCCGGAACCAGCCGGTACGGCAGTGGGGTCGGGAGTGGCCGCGCACGCTGACAGGGCCAGCATGCTGGCGAAACCCAGGGACACGGCGATCTTCCATGACGACCGGTTGCTGTGGGTGGTTCTCATTGTTGTTCTCCAAACGTGTGTGTGTTGCGTGACTTCAACGGAGTGA
Coding sequences within:
- a CDS encoding amino acid ABC transporter permease, producing the protein MMNNGVIAPKRPSDVTAADVDPDDIVAVPLRHPWRWAAAVVLGGAFVALATSLWENENIDHSTISEYLFNNRILDGVVLTLVLTVVSMIVSTILAVILAVMRLSTNPVMNSLAWLYVWIFRGTPLLIQIVFWGYLGLLYSQITLGVPFTDLNLFSIDTNTLIPAFTAGLLALTLNQAAYSAEIVRAGMLSVDEGQHEAAYSVGMSPALTLFKVILPQAMRVIIPPMGNETISMLKNTSLLSVIAVLELYTVATQISSQNLRQVELLVVVSCWYLFLTSVLSIPQYYLERHYGRGNARQRPRTPLERVWSALRPARTTTGTQATAVTGRSAATQAATTTDKADER
- a CDS encoding transporter substrate-binding domain-containing protein, with protein sequence MRTTHSNRSSWKIAVSLGFASMLALSACAATPDPTAVPAGSGSAGDVDAAAAAALPAKYADAGVINAATGIYPPMEMFDDNQKLTGFDVDLANALGAKLGVQVDMRQQQFDSIIPSLQSGKHDIIIAGLNDTQARQETLDFVDYFHAGFSILVMKGNPENITGVLDLCGKDVAVQKATVQAQILHSYDDQCASLGDGPIGVVELPLETDVQTAVRSGKAVADVVDSAVAAYAAQTAGGGTMFDMVRDPENPAGYNPVYTGIGVLKADAELSEALLLALKSVIADGSYQEILEKYDLGDYAVDAAGLNLGK